atatttctcattttttattacaaagttcttaccaatatatagacCAAGAGTACGCTAAAGTATATTCGTTAtggaataatatcctaataaattacattgatttttttctaatcctctttgatatttttctgattttttcccctaattatgatattctaatatAATTATCCAAAAttccaaatttatttttttatctctcTAATATTTTGGctctttattaaaatttagtctTCCATGACTCTTAACCGTCACTCCCTACCTTATTCTGCTAAACcctcttcttattttttcttcAAATTATTATCAATGTTAAagtgaagagaaaataaaatagtaagACACTAAATCTCTTGTTATTCATTGGTCtcatatttttaattctttttttctattctttgtcTAATAGTCACCTTTCTTTCATTAAAaggtaaattataatttttttcttttttttttatataattctcCATGNNNNNNNNNNNNNNNNNATATGTAATtatgttgcatataaaattttagattaaattaATCAATGCACTAATTTAGAATatacttttatttttagaaataataataaaaattatttaaaaaaaaattaccacTAAAATCTGAAGTCACTCCATTAGtctcttttaataaaaaaaaatcttagaatTCAATGTGAAAAGTTTGATAGCTGATCTTGGATAACAacccaaaattttaaattataatacaAATGACAGAGATAAAGTTAGATTAGCTTATTTGCAAAAAGGTCATTATCAACTAAGAAAACATGATTTTCCACAAATATATTTTGGGACTTCTCTTCGTAAATTTAATGCTGATTGGTTTGATGAATTTGGCGCTTGATAGTCAACTTAAGAATTTTATATTGGATATGCGTtctcaaatataaatagaattAGTGGACTATCTCAAAAGTTATTTGagacaaaaatatattatttatttattagtgtTTCTCctgttgaaattaattttgattctaCCTGTGACAATGGCATCAGTTGAAAGAACATTTTTTTGCTATGAATATCATAAAGAATCGACTTCGCAATCGAATGAAAGACGAGTGATTAAATGCTTGTTTggttatatatatagaaagagagaCATTCAGTCAAGTTGATAATGAagcaattattcaacatttttaaaatataaaaacaagaaaagaagtgcCTTCAAAGTTTGAAGAGAAGAAAATTAATGGCTAATGTTATTCTTTTTGTATTCGAATAACTAATGAaaacttatatttttttatgttttattaataTATCTTTTGATAGTAACGTATATTATTTTTGTTCCTAACATAAATATTTTAGGTCTAACATTGATTTACTCTAAATAAACACTACATACTTGAGCATCAGAATACATTTGTAGGTACCACCACTACTGCTAATCCTCTTGGAGCTTATATATAATTCATCCTTCTAAGACAAAGACGAACTTGGATATAGGACGAGTTATATCTTGGAGTGGTAATATTCACTTCTTAAAAAAGAATGAACCCatgtctaaaattaaaattaaataaaaagaaactATAATTTAACTATACTTAAATGACAGTATTGTTAGTTAGAGCAATTCGATTGAAATTGTGCTAACATATGAATTCTACCATTCATCCTGCAACTCTATTTAAATGTACTAACAAATTGGAATTTGTTGCAAAGCGACAAAGTTGTGCTTTAGAAATAAgcttgaaaaaaaatacaaacgaTTGTTAAACTaagataaatcaaattgaatacaAGAGGGGAAAAAGAAAACCTAATTAAATCTCAGCAGGGTTTCACCCCACTGACATATTACATTATGCATTATCGTTTACTAAAATCTTTAACTTAGATTTTATGGTTCTATTCAATTAGATCCATGAATCCAATCCAATTATTAGAAGATTGATTGAAACATAATATTTCAAATCTCCTTTAGGAAAACTAGAATTAATTCTTTTTGTCTTTCACGTTAATTTAGATTAGCAAAGTAGTGACCAtccacatacatatatacattgtCATTATGAAACGTCAAAATCCTCTTGATTAGGCTTTGGTGAAGTTAACATGGCCGTATAGAGCCGAAGCCTATCCTCTTCCAAGGAAGAGCACCTTGACACAGGCCTTCTAGGCCTAATAAAGGACAAAGAAGTCAAAGTCAACCGATGCCGGTACCTTTTCCAAGCCAATTGAATAGCCACGGCAGCCCAAGTTCTCCACCCTGGCGAGTAATACCTCGCGCTCCTTTTCACTTTTTCCTTCACAAAAGTATACCTAAAATGTTGTGTCACATACTTTACATCCTCGGCTTCAAGGCCGAATGCCTCGGTGGTTTCTAGCGTGACCAATGTGGATGAGGACGGCGGCAGGCGCTCGATGAACGGCCTCCTTAGACACCAAGAGAGGAGTTCGTCGCCGCTGAAGTTCCCTGGCCCTAGCATGCAACAACTCTTCACCCCATCTCTTAGGACTTGGCTACTTTGAAGGTGGCCCCTTACGACAAATAGCATTCTTTGAACTGGATCTCCCTCTCTAGTGATCTACACATTATTTTATTGGTAAGTTCCGTGAACATAGGGGATTTTTGGTTTCCGTTAGAGCAAATGCAATGTAAAGAAAAACATGGAGCTTACCGTTTCTCCCTTTGTGAATACAAGGGACTTCACACGGTCACAAATGTTCTCTAAGACCAGATCATCCATATGCTGAAATAGTGGTACCTGAAAAACTTCAAATATTTTTAGCATCCAAGGCCTGTTCATCCCCTTAGAGTTTGGGCTAGTTCATATCTTTAGGGCCCAGAAGAGAATTAACATCTCAAATAGCATTGCTTTTGTGTATGTTGTTATTGGACATATATAGAGAGAACAAGCCTTTAGCCTTTAGGCTTTAGCCCTCATctccaaaataataaaatactttACATATGATGTAATTTCCTTAACATTATCAAACAAGAATGGCATTTCACATGTcttaattggaaaaaaaaaaaaaaggttagatGTTGACCAATAAAGAAAAAGTGATTTAAACTCTAAATGAAAAGAACATTAAATTAGAATTGACCAATTTTGGACCTAACCTGTCTAACCAAATCCAAACAGAGATGGTACTTAATGTCCCTCCTCAGCCCCTCAGGGAGGTTTTTGATCATCTGGCATTCGTCAACTCCACGCGTAGCAGCCCAGCGCTGCCTCTCGTAGTTGCGCACACGCTGCCTAAACCCTTGTGGCAGCCGCCTCTTGCTCATCCACCACTCAATATTCCTCATCTTCAGTTGCATTGCTTGCTTCTTTGATGTTGTAGCATGCAAAAACACCTAccatttaaaagaaaaagaagaaaaaaactgATGTTAGTTGATGGACTTCTAGAACGTATCTAAAATGATGTATCAAAATCATTCTTTTGTAGATGGACAAAAAAAAGGAGGAAAAGTAACACTAGTTTAATTTTGGTGACCTAAATAAAATGTTATAGTACATGCATGAAGGCAAAGTAATTATTATGGGATTAGTTAATAATAATTGAATTTAATAATGCTAGCTAATCATATGCATGTAACGAATTGGAGCAATTAAATTAGTTAAGTGGGTGTAATAATTTGTTACGCAAAGTAAAGTACATACCTTAATGTTTCCAATCAACATAGTGACGAGAAGAAGGCCACTAGTTAATACAATAATGTTGAAAACAACTTCAAGCCATTCTGTTGTGCTCTCTAGGCTCCCAAATGTGCTGATCACATCAACATAGATAGATAAGTAACATTGAACCATCAATCATAACATACATAATAGGGTAGGAGGGTACCTGAGAGTCATGAGGCCCCAGAAGATAGGGAAGAGGATCTTTTCCAAGCGGCTATCATTGGTGACAAGTTGAACAGTCCATTGATAAGCACCATAGTCATAGTTGTCAGGGCCATCAAGGCATGTTGACCTTGCTTCCCTATTTGCTGCCCAAGCCAACCTTGGTTTCTCCTTCACCATCCCATTGCTTCCATAATATATATGCTGCTTGCAAGATAAGCTTCTCACTCCACAACCAGCTGTCTTTCTACACTGCTCTTTTAGGCACTTTGCTGCCCTCTGCACCCCCAGCAAGTACCAACATGCCCCTGCTGCCTGCAtgcacaaaatatattttttttttccattcacAAAAACTTAAGCCGAAATGTTATTCGTGTCATCATCGAAACGCGGAAATgttacttttaatatttttttttcaatcttttagttttttattatacATTTTTTGTAAGTGAAATAAAAAGTCACACTTGACaagattaattaaaataaaaaaactaaaaacatttcattccctacaacattTAGAAAATGTTAATCAAATATCACAAAAGGAAATTGGAAAAAGTTAATCCATGTACCACTGTGTGCGTTAATTATTGACCAACGTGCTAGACTGCTAGCTCAAGTTGAAAATGGTCATTCATTCTTTATTCGTGGGAAAAAAGACAGGACTAACgacgtatatatatatttttactttgTACATAACAGCATcttagatttgatttttttttcatagaACTAActgtttctttcttttaaaataaaagaagatatCTTACATGTAAAATCCAATTCATTAATTAGtaattactttaaaatatataGTCATCAATAATGATCAGTTTATGAAAATCTATCTAATGAATTATATCAGAAATATAACTATTACGTGCCAAAAGTGGTTAACTCACTTGAGAGTTAGTTACAGTTAGCAAGTTAATTAGTTATGTAGTTAGAAGATATTTATATGGAGTCAGGTAAAGATAGTGTAGCAGAGTACTATATAAGTTAGAATAGAGAATTGTAGAAGGTGTGATTTGTTCCCGTAAGTCTCAAAAGTCAAAACTCATTTCACTGAATAAGAAAAAAACCAGAAAAGCTTGGACAACTTCTTTCTTCTCTAATCTTCGATCTTCTGCTCGAATTCACTCTAGTTTTTTTTATCTCTTCACTCTTTGAACTCACGATTTCATCAATAATCATATGTCTCCtcttttttattagaaataattttatGACATGATATCAAAATTTATATGAGCGAAaggtttaaaatttgattttttgaacTAAAAAAAATTAGGACAAGGCAAaacaaaaagagagaagaaagtatCTATGCAAGATAAAAGTTTCACACAAATAGAAAAGAAACTTTTGCGTAAAAATGCGTATTAAAAACATAAATATTCATGTGTATGAATGACCATTTTCAACTTGAGCTAGCAGTCTAGCACGTTGGTCAATAATTAACGCACACAGTGGTACATGGATTAACTTTTACCAATTTCCTTTTGTGATATTTGATTAACATTTTCTAaatgttgtagggaatgaaatgcttttagtttttttattttaattaatcttGTCAAGTGTGACTTTTTATTTCACTTACAAAAAATgtataataaaaaactaaaagattgaaaaaaaaaatattaaaagtaacATTTCCGCGTTCGATGATGACACGAGTGATATATTCCCACCTTTTTTCTTTCATGGCAGCTATATGGGAAATTTCATtacattaatttaaaaaatgagtgATATATTTCCTATTTTAACACTTTGCTGTAagatttatataatatatagactataatacactcaataatatatAATGTAGTTtatgtatgaaaaaaaaaattaagatgagAGTGATATGTATACTTACATGAGAAGCGACAAAATATGCGATCAAGTTGAGGGCAATGCCCCACCAAACGGTCCCAAAAACGAAGCCAGTGAGGGTTTGCATGCGACGCAAGAGGCAAACCGAGTGATAAATTTTGGGAAGGTATTGAAATAGGAACATCATTAACAACACTGTCATTGCCACTGTTATTGATCCTTCCTCCAACAAAGAAGGGATTACTTCCCATAGCACCATCTGCAACACACATTAAAtggatctttttaattttcttcagGTCGCACAATTTGATTTTATTATAAAAGTTTTTATCACTAAAAAATTTTAACTATGTTAAGTCACTAAAATTGGTCGTAGttgtaaaatatacattaaaaatgaattaaattatatatattaacttTAGNNNNNNNNNNNATTTTaaagatataattattcatatatttCTATCAGTAGCttaatattttagaataaatGATTTTACAACTTGATTAAACTACCGCCATTGAAAACATAAAAGATCCcaatgtgttttattttcttgtgatTAACTTTTTATTATTCGTATTTTCACCTAATTAACATTGCTATGCAACTTTTTTGCTCAAAACTTTGATATAAGCTTATTTGATAAAATAAACAGTAAAATTGGAATAGTTGCTACAACATATATATTTATCTGTCCTTTTGTATTCgattctaatcttctatcttaagCAAGATTATTAATAATGGCATCCATTTGCCACATACAAATACGGCAAAACTTTCTAAAACTAGTAACATGCGTAATCTTTTCATATATGGGTACATCTGTTAAGAGCTTGACCTTTCAGAAAATGGGAATGCTAGTAAAGTAGTAATATTCCCAAAGTACACAAAAAATTGCTAAAAAAAAAACATCtgcttatatatataaatatattgatgaTAAAATTTTGTGTATCTATTATCAGTTTATCACCACGAGCCCAATAATAGTTTGAACCATCAATACTTATTACCACTCAATCACTCAACTGCCATGTTCAATAATACAGCTAAGTTGCCTATATACCCTAAACATCCAAAGGCACATGAATAAAATAAACATATTGAAAATGAATACAATTTTAATATAATGAAGGACTTGAAATTATTATAGAtaataatttcgaaaaaatattaataatatctttAATTTATGACTCTCATTTAAAAATCTTTAATAAGAattttgagttattaaaaagtatttatatttatatttatattggaTATGGAAACAAGATCACATGATGAAGGGCAGTGCAGGTAACGATCACAGTCTGCATGCATAAAAACAAGCAGTGCCATGCACTTGGCGTCTCCTCTTTCACTACTTAGTGTACCAAATTTCGAACTACCTATATATCTACATTATATAAACATGTCTCTTCTTATATTTCAATTTCTTTTGTATGATTGATGGGGAGCTTTTACTTAAAATGGTAGCAACCCACCACAACATGACAAAACTATAcacgataaaaataaaaaaaaaatggaaaagctTTTTGTTGAATCAATATTATTTCTGAATAATATTTATTCTATACAAATTTTCAATGAAGTTAAATAAAATAGCACTAGTAAAATTTGTTTACTCACTCTTCGGTAAACAGATAGTAAAATAATAATTAGAAGTTTATACAtatttaattaagaaaataaaaaattaatttgacaCTGTTAAATAATCAAATACTTGTAAATAAATAGTAGGTGAATTACAGTATATTTATGCTCNNNNNNNNNNNNNNNNNNNNNNNNNNNNNNNNNNNNNNNNNNNNNNNNNNNNACaagtatcatatatatatatatatgatcataATAATAAATTACGCAGTATAATTTGGGACTTCATTAAACATTGTATTGAATTAACAAGGTAAAACCATTTTACAGTATTATTCAGATTTATCTCATGAAAATGACTAAATAATCCTGAAAATGAATGGagtacaaaaaaataaataaaaaagattctGACCTGGGGTAGAGGGAGAATGAGAAAGAGGTTAAAGAAGAGAGCCCACTTTGCCTTTCTGAAGCGAAGAGaatttaaagaagaagaagaagtggtgcCAAGAAGCGAAGCTTTTGCCATCTTTAACTGCAACCACATGTTCCAGATGTGCAACGTGTCCGTCATGCACCGCAGCACCGTCACCGTTATCGCCAACCACCCATCAACGAACACGCACATGCATGTCTCGCTTATTGACACCGCGTACAACACCAATGGGTCCACGAACAGACCCATCGCCGACACCAGCACCAGCACCCTGTTCCNNNNNNNNNNNNNNNNNNNNNNNNNNNNNNNCATTTCCCCCGCCGTAACAACCACCCTCTCCGCCGCTCATCACCTGTCACCCCCACCTTCTCGTCCAGCTGGCTTTCTTCGTTGTCGTTGTCATCGTCGCTGTCGTCAGAAGTGTTCACGCCTTCTTCTTGGTCGCCTGAGTCGTCGctgtcgtcgtcgtcgtcgtagTGAACGTGCATGTGTGAAGCACGTGAGTTGTGAGTTAGTTCATTGGCcatggaaagagagagagagaagagagaaggaggAAGGGTTGTTGGTATTGTTGTGAGGTGTGTGGATGTGTGAGAAGCACGTATTTTGAAGGAGGGTGGGGATGGAGGGGGTGTTTTGGGTATTTCAAGTTTGAAGCAGAACAGAAGAAGACACAAATAATTGGAGAGGTGGGGGAGTAGGAAGGTGTGGGGTGGTACTTGTGTGAGTTTCATACTATTAGTAGCTATCATGTCTCCTTTGTACTACTAATCTTTGCTTTTTCACATTAGGTAATCCTTATTCCTTTTTTCTTGTGTTAGATATATCATTGGAGATGTAATGATGCCTTTGTTAAGCAATTCTGTTTTCTTTCGCTAATAAAGTAATAATGAACTAAGAATCTAGTAAATCAACAAAAAAtcagagaaaatgaaaaataaaaaaaaaatgttgattCATTATTATTGGTTGAACaagttagtttttaaaatttttccttATAACTATATATTGGATTTAATTTGTTTTCATATGCTTTTGTATGACAGAAAAAATTATGGCAAATTGgttgttatttatatatattataatttgattattttttgtaattttaaatattatgtttaaaaaatatgtgtgtgtatatatatatatatatttacatataGGGGGTGATTAATAAGTAATTGAAATCTAATAATGTACATGCATATAACATTTTTAAATTTATCTTTCTTAAACTATATTGGTTTTTTTATGGGTTAAAATGATCTCAATGTttagaaaactcaaatcaaggtttTGTTTATCAAAAGCAAATATACCTAGCTTATTCAATTCAAACTAATCAAGCTGACAatttctataattatattttgatcgTTCAAGGCTTCAAGCTTATGGTGAATAAACCAAAACAAATATAGTTTCTCTTCTAATTAAGAATCNNNNNNNNNNaaattattcaaataaaactAGCTTTTATAAGAATAAATCATACCACATGACATATATATAGTGCAAACAAAAAATCCGCCATCACACTGTTATTATCATGGAAGTACTGGAATATGAAGGACATGATCGTAGTGGTGGGAATCGGAGCTGAAAAGAAGGAAAGTTGACAAACACATTACACATTTATATGAACTTTCAATATATATGCCATCCGGAATCTACCAACCATCTGATCTTTATGGGTCCACGTGTCAGAACGAATTGAATCATCAATTATCTTGGAACAATatctataattatatataataatgtCACCAGAAAAAAAATTCCTTTTCTCAAGAGTTTAAATTACTAAGATTTATTTGCACACTACTATATATATATTGAGTAGTATTtatattcaaataataataattaagaatcctaatttttgttttaattatcttTCTTATATNNNNaaaaaaaattttctctttttgcTTTATCTTATATGAGTTGATATTATTTCTTTTGGATAAATAAAGATTGGATTCTGTGTATATTGGTTATTGAAAATCTTGTTATCATGTTATGAAATATTTGCCTCAAAAAtttaaatcgaaaaaaaaaaatcaataattataTTTAGGGCACCCTACACATCTATATAACCATGTAATCAAGTTGGTCCAAGTCTAAATAGAATCACGCGCATTAATAACGAGTAAAAACACGCGCTTGAAAATCCTTCATTACTTCACGCTTATTATGAAAAAACGTTAGTTCTTCTTTAACACGAAACCGCTCattctcttcgaatctctctcaaaatcactcaaacttcAGTCACGTTCTCTGCGAAAATCACTACTGGAGAAGAATCGCAAAAAGATTTGGCAAGGAACAACCAGAAACAAACGAAAACAACAATAGAGATTTGCCTTACTCCTCCTCCTcgttctcctccttctttttcgcgTTCTTCTTCATGTGGTTTCTCCTTATCTTCGTTCTTTATTTGTTATtactgctgtattttttttttttttttttttttttttaacacgaAACCGCTCattctcttcgaatctctctcaaaatcactcaaacttcAGTCACGTTCTCTGCGAAAATCACTACTAGAGAAGAATCGCGagaaaatttggcaaggaacaaCCAGAAACGAACGAAAACAGCAACAAAGATTCgccttcctcctcttcctcattctcctccttctttttcgcgttccttcttcttcacgtgttttctccatatcttcattcttttgttgttattgctgttgtatttttttgtcttttcctctttctctcccaggtgaagaagcagtagaaggtgaggaggaagagttttgaattgtgcagaacagaaatgaaccgaaatagcCAACTCCACTGAACCAAACatcattcatgtgctgaataaaatgtcataaacatttaatcatcaagaaaaatatttctacatgcacaaggactcaattgaacacactaacaatcaagtaaatcaaaatgagcaactccACTGACGAGCAACATTCATGTGTTGAATAAAACGTcataaatattcaatcatcaagaataacatttttccatgcaaaagaagtaaaTTGAACACATAACAATCAGGTGAACCGAAATGGTCAACACCACTTAACCGAACACCAATCATGTGCTAAATAAACGTGATAAGCATTCAATCAGTAAGAAAAACATTTCTACATACACaaggactcaactgaacacattaataatcaagtgaatcaaaatgagcaaTTCCACTTAACCCAGCAAAATGTTGGTATTATTGGTGATGATTATaacgaaagaagaagaagaagaggaagaaaaagaaggaggaggaggaagaggaggagaaatactattcttgttgattgaaagttgatcaccatttattcaccacatgaacattgttcggtttagtggcctttgtgattttgattcaccagatgaatgttgttcggttcggtggcctccTTTTACTTTGTTCAGTGTTTAAGATTATTGTGATA
The DNA window shown above is from Arachis ipaensis cultivar K30076 chromosome B08, Araip1.1, whole genome shotgun sequence and carries:
- the LOC107614093 gene encoding LOW QUALITY PROTEIN: cyclic nucleotide-gated ion channel 4 (The sequence of the model RefSeq protein was modified relative to this genomic sequence to represent the inferred CDS: deleted 2 bases in 1 codon), whose product is MIATNSMKLTQVPPHTFLLPHLSNYLCLLLFCFKLEIPKTPPPSPPSFKIRASHTSTHLTTIPTTLPPSLFSLSLSMANELTHNSRASHMHVHYDDDDDSDDSGDQEEGVNTSDDSDDDNDNEESQLDEKVGVTGDERRRGWLLRGEMXXXXXXXXXXXNRVLVLVSAMGLFVDPLVLYAVSISETCMCVFVDGWLAITVTVLRCMTDTLHIWNMWLQLKMAKASLLGTTSSSSLNSLRFRKAKWALFFNLFLILPLPQMVLWEVIPSLLEEGSITVAMTVLLMMFLFQYLPKIYHSVCLLRRMQTLTGFVFGTVWWGIALNLIAYFVASHAAGACWYLLGVQRAAKCLKEQCRKTAGCGVRSLSCKQHIYYGSNGMVKEKPRLAWAANREARSTCLDGPDNYDYGAYQWTVQLVTNDSRLEKILFPIFWGLMTLSTFGSLESTTEWLEVVFNIIVLTSGLLLVTMLIGNIKVFLHATTSKKQAMQLKMRNIEWWMSKRRLPQGFRQRVRNYERQRWAATRGVDECQMIKNLPEGLRRDIKYHLCLDLVRQVPLFQHMDDLVLENICDRVKSLVFTKGETITREGDPVQRMLFVVRGHLQSSQVLRDGVKSCCMLGPGNFSGDELLSWCLRRPFIERLPPSSSTLVTLETTEAFGLEAEDVKYVTQHFRYTFVKEKVKRSARYYSPGWRTWAAVAIQLAWKRYRHRLTLTSLSFIRPRRPVSRCSSLEEDRLRLYTAMLTSPKPNQEDFDVS